In Thermoanaerobaculia bacterium, the genomic window CGGTCAACATCAATCCCTTATACGGACTAACACGACCGATGTGTTGTCATGGCCTCCCATCTTGTTTGCCGTTTCAATCAGGCGATTTGCCTGTTGCTGGAGACTCCCCCCCTCTCGAAGCAGGGATGCAATCATCTCATCCTCAAGCATGGTGGTAAGACCATCCGTGCAGAGAAGGAGAAGATCACCCGGTTCAAGGGACATGGAGGCGATATCGACAGAGACAACAGAGGCACCCCCAAGGGCACGGGTGATTACATTTCGGAGTGGATGACGGAGCGCTTCTTCCGCGGTAAGGCTTCCAGCATTGATCTGTTCCTGGATCCAGGAGTGATCTTCAGTTTTCAGATAGAATTGGCCATTTCTCAGAAGATAGAGGCGACTGTCCCCTACATGTGCATAGATCGCTTCATCATCCCTGAGAAGTATGGCAACGACGGTGGTCCCCATCCCGGCCAGGTTTCGGTTCTCACGGGAGTGCCGGTAAATCATCCCGTTCGCAGCCATGATGGAAGCCATGAGCCGTTGCCAGGGTAGAGGAAATTCCTTCGGTGTCGGGAAGGGCCACGTAGGTTTGCTGACCTCAGCTGATTTCTGGATGAACTCCCGTATTGACTCTACAGCAAGATGAGAAGCAATTTCACCGGCGGCATGACCGCCCATTCCGTCCGCAACGAGGTAAAGGTTGAGATCATCCTCCACCAGGAAGGAATCCTCGTTATTCTGCCGGAGCATCCCTGTATCCGTCAAACCGAAGGTTTCGATTTTCAGGGTCACCGATTGGTCTTTCTCACGTTATATAACCGCTTGGCAGCCTGACGCACCGGATCGGGAACATCCTTTTCACTTGTCAGGTCTTTCAAATCCTTATCATTCATGCGGGGCAGCAGTCCCAGAGAAACGCCTACCGGCGTATGGGGGTTATAGATGACCTGTCTAACGATGGGGTACTTTCTCATCCACTCGCGACGCTGTGATATCAATCGCATCACCTCGGCGGGCACGTCCCTCATTCCGGAGATGACATTGATTTCCGACTCCGTCACCTTTGGACTCATGACAACTGCCGCCTTTACAAGTTTATTCGCATCCCGAATCAGAATACCCCTGGCTTCCTTACTGCCCTTCAGCGCGACTTCCACCTTCTGCGGTACGGTCATTTTCAAGACCGTCTGGTAAAGCGTGGCCTCTTCCTCATCCGCCAATTCTTCTCCCGTCATATTCAGATCGGAAAAGAGCATATCGTCCGGGAGCGAAGTCATTCCGAACGTTTCAAAAATTTCCTTTGGAATTTCAAACAGATCTTCCCCGAAGGTATCCTCGGTGAACTCTTCCGATTCCTCATACTCCTCCCCAAACATCTCCTGAGGAATCTCTTCTCCCGGCCCCGGGAAAATTTCCTGTGGAACCGGTTCTTCAGGATGATCCTGTTTAAAAAAATCCTGTCGGATTTCCAGGATCCTTCGCTTTGCGAATGGATCCAAAGAAGGATTGGATTCCAGGGCCTCAAGAATTTCCGGATGATCAATGATCTTTCCAACATTTGTGATGATAATTTCCTGGAGTGCCGAAGGAACACGGGAAGCCAGGAAGGCAACTGTCTGAATGCTCACATTTTTATGCCGGAGAACCTTCTCCATCATGGGTGTCGACCGCAGATACTGTGCCAGAACATTGAGGTCTTCAGCCTGCAGGTCGGGATTTTCAACATGCTGTTGAAGAAGCCTCGGGGGTAATCCATTCAAAGTGGAATTTGCCTGATTTCGCAACACCTCATCTTCTCCATTCAAAAAAATGAGAAGAATGGAAAAAAGACTATCGGGATCAACAGGAAAGAGTCCCTGTGCGAGCAGACTCATGATGTTCGGAGGCAGTGATCCTTCACGTACGGCCTGAATCAAATCCGATGCTGATCTATGCTCACTCAACGTTCATGTCCTCGATTCCTATGGTCACATCCAGCGGCTGTCCATCTCTTCCTTGAATGGGGTAAGGTTCCCCTCCTCGCTCCACCTGAACCGCGCCTCCATCACCGGCTCGAAAGGCAAGCGATTCTCTCAGAGAGTAGCTCAGGCGATCTCCCGGCTCCTTCACACCTTCAAACACCTTTTTCCCATCCAGCGTAATGGTAATCCAGCATCGTCTCAGGAACGTGAGATCAATTCGGGTGGGTTCCACCACAGGTACAGTCTTTGCCGTGGCAGGTTCAGGCTCAGGCTCGGTTGGCCGGATGGACGTCTGATTTTCAGGAGTTTCCACCCCGCTATTCTGCAGGGATTGAAAAAGAAAGACAAGGCCGAAGATTCCGACAAGTATCGTGCAGACAATAAATACCCAGAAGAAACCTTGATTTACAGGGTTTCGGGACACTGCCCTTCCCTTTCGTTCCGCCGTTCCCCGCTCCCTGCGATATAACTCCACGGCCTCTTCGCTTTCCAGTCCTACAATTCTGGCATATTGCCGAATAAAAGCCCTGGCAAAAACTTCATTCGGGAGAAGTTGGAAATTATGTTCCTCAATGGCCCTGAGATACCTCAGGGCGATATTTGATTTCCGGGCGACATCCTCAAGGCTTATTCCTTTCGCCTCCCTGGATTGTTTGAGGATCGTCCCCACGCGGTCGGATTCCTGGTGCACCCATTCATGGTAGTGGTATAATTCAACTGTGTCAAGGTACTTGATTTTCATGACTTCCAGCATCTATTTCCTGATAATTCCTCATGATGAAATCCCGGTTCAAAACCCCTGAACGCCATCCCGGCGGGCTTCCCTTCAAAGACCCGCAAGCGATCCGATCATGAATCAGAATCGGCGCCTGAAAGAATGAATTTTCCCATCATCCTATCTCTTTTTCTGATTCTGGCTGTTTCCGTATGTTTTGGAGGGGGACACCTTCAGGTGCATTCCTGGGCACTGGCTGTCGCCTGCCTGGGTACGGCCCTTCTAGTCCTCCGCATAAGAGAGATTACTGCATCCATCAAAGGGTATCTGCTTCCTCTGGGAACCTTCCTGATCATCATCCTCCTGACCTCCATTCCGGCCCTTCACCTTTCGTATAGTCCCCTGAACTCGTCGATTTCCCTGGCTCAGATCCTATCGGCCCTGGCCTTCTTTATCGTCGGAACCGAACTCGCTTCCCGCAGCCGTTCCAGCCGATTTCTCTTCTTTCAGATTTTTCTTTACACCATGGCATTCCTGACGATCCTATCCTGGGCTCAGACTCTGGCCGACCCCGACCGGTACCTCTTTATCTTTCCCCTCGAGGTTACGACAAAGCCCTTCGGTTTCATGCCCAATAAGAACCTCTTTTCTGCCGTGGTCAATCTCATCCTCTTTCCACTCGCAGGTGTTACGGCTGTTCTCTGGTCCTCAGCCGAAGCCCGCAGATCGGGAAAACATCTCCTTGTGACCTTTCTGGTCAGTCTGGTCGCCATCATTCTCCTCGTAAGCCGAAGCGAAGGAGCCATCCTTTCCGCGGGGGGCGCTCTGGTGATCTTTTTCCTGAGCCGCAGAAAGGAACGCTGGATCCGTGCGGTCGTCATCATGCTTGCCGTATGCCTGCTGAGCGGCTATCTCTGGATCAAGTTCAGCCATGGAAAGGCGGAGGATCTTCTCAGTCGACTTGAATTTTACCGAAGGACCGCTCACATCATGCTGGACCATCCCATTCTGGGAACCGGTCTGGGAACCTACGGTCTTGTGGCTCCCCGGTACCAGCCAGCCGAAGGGGGACGGCTCCTGGACAAGATGCATAATGATTACCTTGAGCTGGGGGTTACAGGGGGTCTGTCTTCTCTCCTGATCCTGATTCCGGCCCTGCTTCTGATGTGGCGATCCCGGGCTGTCCTTGCAAATGGAGGCATACGCACGGGGACCTATCTGGGACTCTTGGCTCTGTCCTTTCACGCCATGGGAGATTTTCCCTTTAACAGCCTGATCATTACATGGATCGCCGCACTCTATGCCGGTTCCCTGCTGCGGCGTGATCGCTCATCCTTGCAAATTCCCGCCTGGATCCGGTTTCCCCTATGCCTGCTTGCCATTCTCATGGTCGTACTCCTGGCCCTGCGGGGATTGGCCATAACCTCAGGTGGCCGGATTCATCCTGAACTGGCTCCCGAGGTCGTCACCCACCACC contains:
- a CDS encoding Stp1/IreP family PP2C-type Ser/Thr phosphatase, with protein sequence MTLKIETFGLTDTGMLRQNNEDSFLVEDDLNLYLVADGMGGHAAGEIASHLAVESIREFIQKSAEVSKPTWPFPTPKEFPLPWQRLMASIMAANGMIYRHSRENRNLAGMGTTVVAILLRDDEAIYAHVGDSRLYLLRNGQFYLKTEDHSWIQEQINAGSLTAEEALRHPLRNVITRALGGASVVSVDIASMSLEPGDLLLLCTDGLTTMLEDEMIASLLREGGSLQQQANRLIETANKMGGHDNTSVVLVRIRD
- a CDS encoding DUF4115 domain-containing protein — translated: MKIKYLDTVELYHYHEWVHQESDRVGTILKQSREAKGISLEDVARKSNIALRYLRAIEEHNFQLLPNEVFARAFIRQYARIVGLESEEAVELYRRERGTAERKGRAVSRNPVNQGFFWVFIVCTILVGIFGLVFLFQSLQNSGVETPENQTSIRPTEPEPEPATAKTVPVVEPTRIDLTFLRRCWITITLDGKKVFEGVKEPGDRLSYSLRESLAFRAGDGGAVQVERGGEPYPIQGRDGQPLDVTIGIEDMNVE
- a CDS encoding O-antigen ligase family protein; the protein is MNFPIILSLFLILAVSVCFGGGHLQVHSWALAVACLGTALLVLRIREITASIKGYLLPLGTFLIIILLTSIPALHLSYSPLNSSISLAQILSALAFFIVGTELASRSRSSRFLFFQIFLYTMAFLTILSWAQTLADPDRYLFIFPLEVTTKPFGFMPNKNLFSAVVNLILFPLAGVTAVLWSSAEARRSGKHLLVTFLVSLVAIILLVSRSEGAILSAGGALVIFFLSRRKERWIRAVVIMLAVCLLSGYLWIKFSHGKAEDLLSRLEFYRRTAHIMLDHPILGTGLGTYGLVAPRYQPAEGGRLLDKMHNDYLELGVTGGLSSLLILIPALLLMWRSRAVLANGGIRTGTYLGLLALSFHAMGDFPFNSLIITWIAALYAGSLLRRDRSSLQIPAWIRFPLCLLAILMVVLLALRGLAITSGGRIHPELAPEVVTHHLHQENLEGDCGTYLPQAMKSMRMNPYHAPLRAEIARCMDALGDPEAVPMIEEASKLEPYNVQILLVAAKYTYLWGDRDRALTHLASARAVKESVPLFIPMSKEERDDLIIESTRKQAILHPYHQAAIYSAAASQLQRLASPRTWPFLRESLERFPLEPRLLDLAAGFTAKKKPARSLRFARMAYDLDSTFYRAFRIASQYRTLNDSLRAEEWFLKTVAECETPSRYAPLAPRFISEPARALRLMEESYSTDPASSLAVAIGFQREKEEFYTEARKWYIRAIDLDRQYGPAYRKLYDLGRKTGDLLLSSKTLQDARARLPGETFSKYFPEIKREADNEA